Proteins encoded together in one Schumannella luteola window:
- the dapB gene encoding 4-hydroxy-tetrahydrodipicolinate reductase — protein MTSRVAVVGATGKLGGLAADLIDRTEGFEVAARLSSKDGLEALADVDLVVDMTIPVVSPTVVEAALAAGKPVLVGTSGWNAERLAKLGHRLAELPDLGVIVVPNFSIGSVLATRFATIAGRYFDSVEIIEAHAATKIDSPSGTATRTAELITAARAELGPVEAPHVDQRARGQQVASIPVHSMRLAGIVAQQDVVFGGEGEVLRLTHQTISGRSYEAGILAALRALPEARGLTVGLDAILGLDA, from the coding sequence ATGACCTCACGAGTCGCCGTCGTCGGCGCCACCGGAAAGCTGGGTGGCCTCGCCGCCGATCTGATCGACCGCACCGAGGGCTTCGAGGTCGCGGCCCGACTGTCGTCGAAAGACGGGCTGGAGGCGCTCGCCGACGTCGACCTCGTCGTCGACATGACCATCCCGGTCGTATCGCCCACGGTCGTCGAGGCGGCGCTCGCCGCCGGCAAGCCGGTGCTCGTCGGCACCTCCGGCTGGAACGCCGAGCGTCTCGCGAAGCTCGGCCACCGACTCGCCGAGCTGCCCGACCTGGGCGTCATCGTCGTGCCGAACTTCTCGATCGGATCGGTGCTGGCCACCCGCTTCGCGACGATCGCGGGCCGCTACTTCGACTCGGTCGAGATCATCGAGGCGCACGCCGCGACGAAGATCGACTCGCCGTCGGGAACCGCGACGCGAACCGCCGAGCTCATCACCGCCGCCCGCGCCGAGCTCGGCCCCGTCGAGGCGCCGCACGTCGACCAGCGCGCCCGCGGGCAGCAGGTGGCGAGCATCCCCGTGCACTCGATGCGCCTGGCCGGCATCGTGGCCCAGCAGGACGTCGTCTTCGGCGGCGAGGGCGAGGTGCTGCGCCTCACCCACCAGACGATCTCGGGGCGCTCCTACGAGGCCGGCATCCTCGCGGCGCTGCGGGCACTGCCCGAGGCGCGCGGGCTCACCGTCGGACTCGACGCGATCCTGGGCCTGGATGCCTGA
- a CDS encoding tetratricopeptide repeat protein, with protein sequence MPESAEQDQPAAQDRSAQPASTAGAGALPRRRGALLRARAAVIVMAALLLLYLVFALGYAILLLSTGVPIAIALGVALIVLPLLGIWALGAELLFAVRADRLAARLEAENGMPAEPLPVHASGRVDRDAAEAVFPRYREAVEAAPEDWRAWFRLGLVYDASGDRRRARWATRQAIRFSRA encoded by the coding sequence ATGCCTGAGTCGGCCGAGCAGGACCAGCCGGCTGCGCAGGATCGATCGGCTCAGCCCGCATCCACCGCCGGCGCCGGGGCGCTGCCGCGCCGCCGCGGCGCGCTGCTGCGCGCCCGCGCCGCGGTCATCGTCATGGCGGCGCTGCTGCTGCTCTACCTGGTCTTCGCGCTGGGCTACGCGATCCTGCTGCTGTCGACCGGCGTGCCCATCGCGATCGCCCTGGGCGTCGCGCTGATCGTGCTGCCGCTGCTCGGCATCTGGGCGCTCGGAGCCGAGCTGCTCTTCGCCGTGCGCGCCGACCGGCTCGCGGCCCGGCTCGAGGCCGAGAACGGCATGCCCGCCGAGCCGCTGCCGGTGCACGCCAGCGGCCGCGTCGACCGCGACGCCGCCGAGGCCGTGTTCCCGCGCTACCGCGAGGCGGTCGAGGCCGCGCCCGAGGACTGGCGCGCCTGGTTCCGTCTCGGACTCGTCTACGACGCGAGCGGCGACCGCCGCCGCGCGCGCTGGGCGACGCGTCAGGCGATCCGCTTCTCCCGCGCCTGA
- a CDS encoding TIGR01777 family oxidoreductase, with protein MARTRRVLISGASGLVGTALTKSLRSAGDEVRHLVRRDPRSSEEVRWDPGAGRLDPAELEGVDAVVNLSGASVGRIPWTAGYRAELRDSRLDTTRTIATAIGRAKAAPKTLINASAVGIYGDRPGERLTEDSAPGSGFLPELVVDWEAAAQTASDRTRVVSIRSGVVVAHGGGFGPVRQLTQFGLGTRFGSGGQFWPWISLFDEVAAIRHLLDSELAGPVNLVGPTPATSDRVTRVYARELHRPRLLPAPEFAVRMLGEAGQRLLLDSAEVLPTRLRSDGFHWKHSEIDDAVVAVVHGEA; from the coding sequence ATGGCCCGCACACGTCGGGTGCTGATCTCCGGAGCCTCCGGACTCGTCGGCACCGCCCTCACGAAATCCCTCCGCTCCGCCGGCGACGAGGTGCGCCACCTCGTGCGCCGCGATCCGCGCAGCTCCGAGGAGGTGCGCTGGGATCCGGGCGCCGGGCGGCTCGACCCCGCCGAGCTGGAGGGGGTGGATGCGGTGGTCAACCTCTCCGGCGCCAGCGTCGGCCGCATCCCCTGGACCGCCGGCTACCGCGCCGAGCTGCGCGATTCGCGCCTCGACACGACCCGCACGATCGCCACCGCGATCGGTCGAGCGAAGGCGGCGCCGAAGACGCTGATCAACGCCTCGGCGGTCGGGATCTACGGCGACCGGCCCGGCGAGCGGCTCACCGAGGACTCGGCGCCGGGCAGCGGCTTCCTGCCCGAGCTCGTCGTCGACTGGGAGGCTGCGGCCCAGACGGCGTCAGACCGCACCCGCGTCGTGAGCATCCGCTCGGGTGTCGTCGTCGCGCACGGCGGAGGATTCGGTCCGGTGCGGCAGCTGACGCAGTTCGGCCTCGGCACGCGCTTCGGCTCGGGCGGGCAGTTCTGGCCGTGGATCTCGCTGTTCGACGAGGTCGCGGCGATCCGGCACCTGCTCGACTCGGAGCTGGCGGGTCCGGTCAACCTGGTCGGTCCGACTCCGGCGACGAGCGATCGGGTGACGAGGGTCTACGCGCGCGAGCTGCACCGGCCCCGGCTGCTGCCGGCGCCGGAGTTCGCGGTGAGGATGCTCGGCGAAGCCGGGCAGCGGCTGCTGCTCGACAGCGCCGAGGTGCTGCCGACGCGACTGCGCTCGGACGGCTTCCACTGGAAGCACAGCGAGATCGACGACGCGGTGGTCGCGGTCGTGCACGGGGAGGCGTAG
- a CDS encoding M16 family metallopeptidase: MNRAVRLPLDLPELDVTAAGGSRVRRSVLPSGVRILSESVPGAQSATVGYWVAVGSRDETTGGFGSTHFLEHLLFKGTAERSALDIAVAFDAVGGENNALTAKEHTCYYAKVRDLDLEMAVTVLADMVTSSVLDAEEFESERGVILEELAMADDDPGDVAGERFVEAVLGAHPLGRPIGGSPESIRAVGRDAVWQHYRRHYSPSELVITVAGAVDHDALVGWVERGLRAAGWDLDAAAAPAARRPFASALIERGSSLVVVDRPLEQVNLYVGTTGINGSDDRRSELGVLNAVLGGGMSSRLFQEIREKRGLAYSVYSYASAYSDAGVFGLYAGCAPRNAPEVVDLMLGQLRAIASDGITAEELTRARGQMAGGAALALEDSDTRMSRLGRSELGTGEFLDLDESLRRLDAVELADVERLAADLAERPLSLAAVGAVTENDFTGIAGLSDEPSAA, translated from the coding sequence ATGAACAGAGCTGTCCGCCTCCCGCTCGATCTGCCCGAACTCGACGTGACCGCCGCCGGCGGCTCGCGGGTGCGGCGCTCCGTGCTCCCGAGCGGAGTGCGCATCCTCAGCGAGAGCGTGCCCGGTGCGCAGAGCGCCACCGTCGGCTACTGGGTCGCCGTCGGATCGCGCGACGAGACCACGGGTGGATTCGGCTCCACGCACTTCCTCGAGCACCTGCTCTTCAAGGGCACGGCCGAGCGCAGCGCGCTCGACATCGCGGTCGCCTTCGACGCGGTCGGCGGCGAGAACAACGCCCTCACCGCGAAGGAGCACACCTGCTACTACGCGAAGGTGCGCGACCTCGACCTCGAGATGGCCGTGACCGTGCTCGCCGACATGGTGACCTCGAGCGTGCTGGATGCCGAGGAGTTCGAGAGCGAGCGCGGCGTCATCCTCGAAGAGCTGGCGATGGCCGACGACGACCCGGGCGATGTCGCGGGCGAGCGCTTCGTCGAGGCGGTGCTCGGCGCGCACCCGCTGGGGCGCCCGATCGGCGGCAGCCCCGAGTCGATCCGCGCGGTCGGTCGCGACGCCGTCTGGCAGCACTACCGCCGCCACTACTCGCCGAGCGAGCTCGTCATCACGGTGGCCGGCGCCGTCGATCACGACGCCCTCGTGGGCTGGGTCGAGCGCGGGCTCCGCGCGGCCGGCTGGGATCTCGACGCCGCCGCGGCGCCCGCTGCGCGCCGCCCCTTCGCATCCGCCCTCATCGAGCGCGGCAGCTCGCTCGTGGTCGTCGACCGTCCGCTCGAGCAGGTCAATCTCTACGTCGGCACGACCGGCATCAACGGCTCCGACGATCGCCGCAGCGAGCTCGGCGTGCTCAATGCGGTGCTGGGCGGCGGGATGTCGTCGCGTCTCTTCCAGGAGATCCGCGAGAAGCGCGGACTCGCCTATTCGGTCTACTCCTACGCCTCGGCCTACTCGGACGCCGGCGTCTTCGGCCTCTACGCCGGCTGCGCCCCGCGCAATGCCCCGGAGGTCGTCGACCTCATGCTCGGTCAGCTGCGCGCGATCGCGAGCGACGGCATCACCGCCGAGGAGCTGACGCGCGCCCGCGGCCAGATGGCCGGCGGCGCGGCGCTCGCCCTCGAAGACAGCGACACCCGCATGAGCCGGCTCGGCCGCAGCGAGCTCGGCACCGGTGAGTTCCTCGACCTCGACGAGAGCCTGCGCCGCCTCGACGCGGTCGAGCTCGCCGACGTGGAGCGCCTCGCCGCCGACCTGGCCGAGCGTCCGCTCAGCCTCGCGGCCGTCGGCGCCGTCACCGAGAACGACTTCACCGGCATCGCCGGGCTCAGCGACGAGCCCTCCGCCGCGTGA
- a CDS encoding helix-turn-helix transcriptional regulator — protein MVRLPLTPAELERGERLGSLLRSARGDRSPLAVALDAGISPETLRKIETGRIATPAFPTIAALAEVLGLSLDAVWAEVTAGEHRTAGARVAAHPVAI, from the coding sequence ATGGTCCGACTGCCGCTCACCCCCGCCGAACTCGAGCGCGGGGAGCGACTCGGGTCGCTGCTGCGCTCGGCCCGCGGCGATCGCTCGCCCCTCGCCGTGGCTCTCGACGCCGGCATCTCGCCCGAGACGCTGCGCAAGATCGAGACCGGCCGCATCGCGACCCCCGCCTTCCCCACGATCGCCGCCCTCGCGGAGGTGCTCGGCCTCTCGCTCGACGCGGTGTGGGCCGAGGTCACGGCCGGCGAGCACCGCACCGCCGGGGCCCGAGTCGCCGCGCATCCCGTCGCGATCTGA
- a CDS encoding aldo/keto reductase: protein MSDESDRGVPAPARPAPTALSGAAASASGATAPPAASRASGTTLDELTGELAIAPRLAPTTAQTATVYGDLAPRRRRVGISDLRVFPVALSGNVFGWTADGPIVDGILDVYRAQGGNFLDTADSYAAGRSETMIGRWMRDRGARDDMVLATKVGKSDEHPGLSGRSVTAAVEASLRRLQTDRIDLLYLHIDDPEVEFDETLLAVDDLIRAGKVRWFGGSDHTGERLFLARVACAHLGVAPMIAVQNQYSLLFRREFERDIAPVAAQQGLAMMPRFPLAGGALSGKYRGRRDLPAGSRGRSLAQFFSRSAARVVNTLRDIGRERDAAPATVALAWLLSKPLVTAPVVSASSPEQVFDLTQAATLALTRQQVERLDRASEGF from the coding sequence ATGAGCGACGAGTCGGACCGCGGAGTCCCCGCGCCGGCTCGACCTGCGCCGACAGCGCTGTCGGGTGCCGCGGCATCCGCGAGCGGTGCGACTGCGCCGCCCGCCGCATCCCGCGCCTCCGGCACCACCCTCGACGAGCTCACCGGCGAACTGGCGATCGCTCCGCGTCTCGCGCCTACCACCGCCCAGACCGCGACCGTCTACGGCGATCTCGCCCCGCGCCGTCGCCGGGTCGGCATCTCCGACCTCCGCGTCTTCCCGGTCGCGCTCAGCGGCAACGTCTTCGGCTGGACCGCCGACGGCCCTATCGTCGACGGCATCCTCGACGTCTACCGCGCTCAGGGCGGCAACTTCCTCGACACGGCCGACTCCTACGCCGCGGGGCGCAGCGAGACGATGATCGGCCGGTGGATGCGCGACCGCGGCGCGCGCGACGACATGGTGCTCGCGACGAAGGTCGGCAAGAGCGACGAGCACCCCGGGCTCTCCGGTCGTTCCGTCACGGCCGCCGTCGAGGCCTCGCTGCGGCGCCTGCAGACCGACCGCATCGACCTGCTCTACCTGCACATCGACGACCCCGAGGTGGAGTTCGACGAGACCCTGCTCGCGGTCGACGACCTGATCCGCGCCGGCAAGGTGCGCTGGTTCGGCGGCTCCGACCACACGGGCGAGCGGCTGTTCCTGGCGCGCGTCGCCTGCGCTCACCTCGGCGTCGCGCCGATGATCGCGGTGCAGAACCAGTACAGCCTGCTGTTCCGGCGTGAGTTCGAGCGCGACATCGCCCCCGTGGCGGCCCAGCAGGGGCTCGCGATGATGCCGCGCTTCCCGCTCGCCGGCGGCGCGCTCAGCGGCAAGTACCGCGGTCGTCGCGACCTGCCTGCCGGATCCCGCGGCCGCAGTCTCGCTCAGTTCTTCTCGCGCAGCGCCGCCCGCGTGGTCAACACGCTGCGCGACATCGGGCGCGAACGGGATGCGGCCCCCGCGACGGTCGCGCTCGCCTGGCTGCTCTCGAAGCCGCTCGTGACGGCCCCGGTGGTCTCGGCGAGCTCACCCGAGCAGGTGTTCGACCTGACCCAGGCGGCGACCCTGGCGCTGACCCGTCAGCAGGTCGAGCGTCTCGACCGCGCCAGCGAGGGCTTCTGA
- a CDS encoding GNAT family N-acetyltransferase, protein MTDFRETAVDSPDAQTLLTEYFTGREKSFPSAQGTYQVNLPDPAVFRGDRGLFLVVADGDELLGCGGIRRIDDGPLGARWEIKHLYVREAARGRRLGRGILEELERRAAEHGAAELVLDTNDSLEAAGGLYRSSGYVTVEPYNDNPNATTWYAKPVAPVA, encoded by the coding sequence GTGACCGACTTCCGCGAGACCGCCGTCGACTCCCCCGACGCCCAGACGCTGCTCACCGAGTACTTCACCGGACGCGAGAAGAGCTTCCCCTCAGCCCAGGGCACGTACCAGGTCAACCTGCCCGACCCGGCGGTGTTCCGCGGCGATCGCGGCCTGTTCCTCGTCGTGGCCGACGGCGACGAGCTGCTGGGATGCGGCGGCATCCGTCGCATCGACGACGGCCCGCTCGGGGCGCGCTGGGAGATCAAGCACCTCTATGTGCGCGAGGCCGCGCGCGGTCGCCGGCTCGGTCGCGGCATCCTCGAGGAGCTCGAGCGCAGGGCGGCGGAGCACGGCGCCGCCGAGCTCGTGCTCGACACGAACGACAGCCTCGAAGCGGCCGGCGGCCTGTACCGCAGCTCGGGCTACGTCACCGTCGAGCCCTACAACGACAACCCCAACGCGACGACCTGGTACGCGAAGCCGGTCGCGCCGGTCGCCTGA
- a CDS encoding histidine phosphatase family protein — MSRFLYLVRHGEQRDAEFGLPDGPLSPRGVRQARAIAERLGGVPFDAAFTSPLQRAQETAKIMTERLPSLEAEPSALLMDCIPAGPSPDMPHSFESFFGGVTPEEIDAGEAQMSDAFSEWMTPSRDDRHELLITHNFVIAAFVAHAFGAAPWRWMGVNQANCGLTIIRVRSAKPPVLLTHNDLGHLPAELRTGLPVDQPY, encoded by the coding sequence GTGTCCCGTTTCCTCTACCTCGTGCGCCATGGCGAGCAGCGTGACGCCGAGTTCGGCCTGCCCGACGGCCCGCTGAGCCCGCGCGGCGTGCGCCAGGCGCGCGCGATCGCCGAGCGCCTCGGCGGCGTCCCCTTCGACGCGGCCTTCACCTCCCCGCTGCAGCGCGCGCAGGAGACCGCGAAGATCATGACCGAGCGGCTGCCCTCGCTCGAGGCGGAGCCCTCGGCGCTGCTCATGGACTGCATCCCCGCCGGCCCGTCGCCCGACATGCCGCACAGCTTCGAGTCGTTCTTCGGCGGCGTCACCCCCGAGGAGATCGACGCGGGCGAGGCGCAGATGTCGGATGCCTTCTCGGAGTGGATGACCCCCTCGCGCGACGACCGCCACGAGCTGCTCATCACCCACAACTTCGTCATCGCGGCCTTCGTGGCGCACGCCTTCGGCGCGGCGCCGTGGCGCTGGATGGGTGTGAACCAGGCGAACTGCGGCCTCACGATCATCCGCGTCCGCTCGGCGAAGCCCCCGGTGCTGCTCACGCACAACGACCTCGGGCACCTGCCGGCCGAGCTGCGCACGGGCCTCCCCGTCGACCAGCCCTACTGA
- a CDS encoding YbhB/YbcL family Raf kinase inhibitor-like protein, with product MANDPNWRLPEVPSFELTSTDFEPGGALPTSARSAIFGAGGDDRSPALAWSGAPEGTRSFVLTVYDPDAPTGSGFWHWSVRDIPGDAASLPGDAGNPDAALLPAGVVTGPNEAGLQRFLGAAPPSGHGEHRYFFTLTALDVPTLEVDAAATPAIIGFTMLGHVLGRAQLIGTTITE from the coding sequence ATGGCGAACGACCCGAACTGGCGACTGCCCGAGGTTCCGAGCTTCGAGCTCACCAGCACCGACTTCGAGCCCGGCGGGGCGCTGCCGACCAGCGCTCGATCGGCGATCTTCGGCGCGGGCGGCGACGACCGCTCCCCCGCTCTCGCCTGGAGCGGCGCGCCCGAGGGCACCCGGAGCTTCGTGCTCACCGTCTACGACCCCGACGCCCCGACGGGCAGCGGCTTCTGGCACTGGTCGGTGCGCGACATCCCCGGCGACGCGGCGTCCCTTCCGGGCGACGCCGGCAACCCGGATGCGGCGCTGCTGCCCGCCGGCGTCGTCACCGGGCCGAACGAGGCCGGCCTGCAGCGCTTCCTCGGCGCCGCGCCGCCCTCGGGGCATGGCGAGCACCGCTATTTCTTCACGCTCACGGCGCTCGACGTGCCGACCCTCGAGGTGGATGCCGCGGCGACGCCGGCGATCATCGGCTTCACGATGCTCGGGCACGTGCTCGGCCGGGCGCAGCTGATCGGCACCACGATCACCGAGTAG
- a CDS encoding TetR family transcriptional regulator, with protein sequence MPITSPLTASTRPIAPAKLRILQTADTLFTSEGIRNVGIDRLIGESKVTKATFYKHYGSKDRLILDYLGYRHELENGRIDERAAGSAEGVVRAVVELAISDIEGDGFRGDPFTNAAAEFPEPGHPARAIVREHRELLAERLDDALRELGHPMAGEAADDLVLARDGALSGAFSGDAIAAKSALQRSLDRTLAAAS encoded by the coding sequence GTGCCGATCACCTCCCCGCTCACCGCGAGCACCCGGCCCATCGCCCCGGCCAAGCTGCGCATCCTGCAGACCGCCGACACCCTGTTCACGTCGGAGGGCATCCGCAACGTCGGCATCGACCGCCTCATCGGCGAGTCGAAGGTGACCAAGGCGACCTTCTACAAGCACTACGGCTCGAAGGACCGCCTGATCCTCGACTACCTCGGCTACCGCCACGAGCTCGAGAACGGCCGCATCGACGAGCGCGCCGCCGGCAGCGCCGAGGGCGTCGTGCGCGCCGTCGTCGAGCTGGCGATCAGCGACATCGAGGGCGACGGCTTCCGCGGCGACCCCTTCACGAACGCCGCCGCCGAGTTCCCCGAGCCCGGCCACCCGGCCCGCGCGATCGTGCGCGAGCACCGCGAGCTGCTCGCCGAGCGTCTCGACGACGCGCTGCGCGAGCTCGGCCACCCGATGGCCGGCGAAGCGGCCGACGACCTCGTGCTCGCTCGCGACGGCGCCCTCAGCGGCGCGTTCTCGGGTGACGCGATCGCGGCGAAGAGCGCACTGCAGCGCAGCCTCGACCGCACCCTCGCCGCCGCGAGCTGA
- the map gene encoding type I methionyl aminopeptidase encodes MIEILTPAEVDKARATGALVGDILQTLKTKSLVGTNLLELDEITRQLIIDAGAESCYVDYAPSFGNGPFGHYVCTAVNDAVLHGMPHDYALVDGDLLTLDLAVLLDGIAADAAISFVVGESARAEDLALIDVTQRALAAAIAIAGPDVRTGDLSHAIGQVLGAEGYPINLEFGGHGIGSTMHGDPHVANDGRPGRGYRLRPGLLLALEPWVMADTDVLVTDADGWTLRSSTGCRTAHTEHTIAITESGAEILTLPSR; translated from the coding sequence GTGATCGAGATCCTGACCCCGGCCGAGGTCGACAAGGCGCGCGCGACGGGCGCCCTCGTCGGCGATATCCTGCAGACCCTCAAAACGAAGAGCCTCGTCGGCACGAACCTGCTCGAGCTCGACGAGATCACGCGGCAACTCATCATCGACGCGGGTGCCGAGTCCTGCTACGTCGACTACGCGCCCTCCTTCGGCAACGGCCCCTTCGGTCACTACGTCTGCACCGCCGTCAACGATGCCGTGCTGCACGGCATGCCGCACGACTACGCCCTCGTCGACGGCGACCTGCTCACCCTCGACCTCGCGGTGCTGCTCGACGGCATCGCCGCCGACGCCGCGATCAGCTTCGTCGTGGGGGAGTCGGCCCGCGCCGAGGACCTCGCGCTCATCGACGTCACCCAGCGCGCGCTCGCCGCCGCGATCGCGATCGCCGGCCCCGACGTGCGCACGGGCGACCTCTCGCACGCGATCGGCCAGGTGCTCGGCGCCGAGGGCTACCCGATCAACCTCGAGTTCGGCGGGCACGGCATCGGCTCGACCATGCACGGCGACCCGCACGTCGCCAACGACGGCCGACCCGGCCGCGGCTACCGCCTGCGCCCCGGACTCCTGCTCGCGCTCGAGCCCTGGGTCATGGCCGACACGGACGTGCTGGTGACAGATGCCGACGGCTGGACCCTGCGCAGCTCGACCGGGTGCCGCACGGCCCACACCGAGCACACGATCGCGATCACCGAATCGGGCGCCGAGATCCTCACGCTGCCGTCGCGCTGA
- a CDS encoding OsmC family peroxiredoxin, with the protein MAVTSEATTLWFGDLASGSGTTSLDSSDAGEFPVTWAARAEGVAGRTNPEELLGAAHSACFSMALSNALGQAGTPPESLQVTAAVTFVPGQGITGSHLLVSAKVPGLSEAGFAAVAEEAKRGCPVSQALAGIPITLEASLA; encoded by the coding sequence ATGGCAGTGACCAGCGAGGCGACGACGCTCTGGTTCGGCGATCTGGCGAGCGGCTCGGGCACGACGAGTCTCGACTCCTCCGACGCCGGCGAGTTCCCGGTGACGTGGGCGGCGCGCGCCGAGGGCGTGGCCGGTCGCACCAACCCCGAGGAGCTGCTCGGCGCCGCGCACTCCGCCTGCTTCTCGATGGCGCTGTCGAACGCCCTCGGCCAGGCGGGCACGCCGCCGGAGAGCCTGCAGGTCACTGCCGCGGTCACCTTCGTGCCCGGCCAGGGCATCACGGGCAGCCATCTGCTCGTCAGCGCGAAGGTGCCGGGGCTCAGCGAGGCCGGCTTCGCCGCCGTCGCTGAGGAGGCGAAGCGGGGCTGTCCGGTCTCGCAGGCGCTCGCCGGCATCCCGATCACGCTCGAGGCGAGCCTCGCCTAG